A genome region from Clupea harengus chromosome 7, Ch_v2.0.2, whole genome shotgun sequence includes the following:
- the si:dkey-32e23.4 gene encoding dynamin-1-like protein isoform X1: MDTLIPVINRLQEVFLTVGAESIQLPQIVVVGSQSSGKSSVLESLVGRDFLPRGTGIVTRRPLVLQLVHVPPLEERRSQDNGNGPKQNSQNNYPGIKAEEWGTFLHCKNQIFDDFSEIRKEIELETDRGSGDDKGISPEAIYLKIYSPNVLNLTLVDLPGITKVPVGDQPEDIEAQVQEMIVSFISNPNSIILCVSPANSDLATSDALKLAREVDTDGRRTLLVVSKLDLMDAGTDALEVLLGRVIPVRLGIVGVVNRSQHDLNTNKSMADCAKDEHAFLQRHYPSLASRCGTRYLARTLSRLLMHHIRDCLPELKRRVTVLSSQYQARLSDYGQPVEDHSATLLQIVTKFASDYCNTIEGTARYIQTTELCGGARICYIFHETFGRTLQSIDPLGGLTDLDVLTAIRNATGPRPALFVPEISFELLVKKQIKRLEEPSLRCVELVHEEMQRIIQHCSSFSTQELLRFPKLHDSIVEVVTGLLRKRLPITNEMVHNLVAIELAYINTKHPDFTDAAQVSASVNIQQTEPLDAGKRWKNEKEEKEKEKAPGQARAPGSAFNSPTKAVNLLDTAVPITRKLTTREQRDCEVIQRLIKCYFLIVRKNIQDSVPKTVMHFLVNHVKERLQSELVGQLYKLPLLENLLIESHDTAQQRTEVAHMLEALQKASNIISEIRETHLW, encoded by the exons ATGGATACTCTGATTCCTGTAATAAACCGTCTGCAGGAGGTCTTCCTCACTGTGGGAGCTGAGAGCATTCAGCTGCCCCAGATTGTGGTGGTTGGATCCCAG AGCAGTGGAAAGAGCTCTGTGCTCGAGAGCCTGGTGGGGCGGGACTTTTTGCCCCGGGGTACGGGCATTGTCACACGTCGCCCCCTGGTGTTGCAGCTGGTGCATGTGCCCCCACTGGAGGAGAGGCGCAGTCAGGACAACG GAAACGGGCCAAAACAAAACTCCCAAAACAACTATCCAG GTATCAAGGCAGAAGAATGGGGTACCTTCCTTCACTGTAAAAACCAG ATATTCGACGATTTCTCAGAAATACGCAAGGAGATCGAGTTGGAAACTGACCGTGGCTCTGGTGATGACAAG GGCATCAGTCCTGAGGCCATCTACCTGAAAATATATTCCCCAAATGTCCTCAACCTCACTCTGGTGGACCTGCCAGGAATCACCAAG GTGCCAGTTGGGGATCAGCCGGAGGACATCGAGGCGCAGGTGCAGGAGATGATCGTGAGCTTCATCTCCAACCCCAACTCCATCATTCTGTGCGTGTCGCCTGCCAACTCGGACCTCGCCACCTCGGACGCACTCAAGTTGGCGCGAGAAGTTGACACAGATG GTCGCCGGACTCTGCTGGTGGTCAGTAAGCTGGACCTGATGGACGCGGGCACTGATGCGCTGGAGGTGCTTCTGGGCAGAGTCATTCCCGTGCGGCTGGGGATCGTGGGTGTGGTGAACAG GAGCCAACATGACCTGAACACCAACAAGAGTATGGCAGACTGCGCCAAGGACGAGCACGCCTTCCTGCAGCGGCACTACCCGTCGTTGGCGTCGCGGTGCGGCACACGCTACCTGGCGCGCACGCTCAGCCGCCTGCTCATGCACCACATCCGCGACTGCCTGCCCGAGCTGAAGAGGCGCGTGACGGTGCTCAGCTCCCAGTACCAGGCGCGCCTCAGCGACTACGGCCAGCCAGTGGAGGACCACAGCGCCACGCTGCTGCAGATCGTCACCAAGTTCGCCTCCGACTACTGCAACACCATCGAGGGCACGGCGCGCTACATCCAGACCACGGAGCT CTGTGGGGGAGCACGGATCTGCTACATCTTCCATGAGACGTTTGGTCGCACGCTGCAGTCCATCGACCCCTTGGGCGGCCTGACGGACCTGGACGTCCTCACAGCCATACGCAACGCAACG GGACCGCGTCCAGCGCTGTTTGTGCCGGAGATTTCGTTTGAGCTGCTGGTGAAGAAACAGATCAAGCGTCTGGAGGAGCCCAGCCTGCGCTGTGTGGAGCTGGTGCACGAGGAGATGCAGAGGATCATCCAGCACTGCTCCTCTTTtagcacacag gagCTTCTGCGGTTCCCTAAGCTGCACGACTCGATCGTGGAGGTTGTGACGGGCCTGCTGAGGAAGCGTCTGCCCATCACTAATGAAATG GTTCACAACCTGGTTGCTATCGAGCTGGCGTACATCAACACTAAGCACCCAGACTTCACAGACGCGGCACAGGTGTCGGCATCCGTCAACATCCAGCAG ACTGAGCCACTGGATGCAGGGAAGCGCTGGAAGaatgagaaggaggagaaggagaaggagaaggctcCGGGGCAGGCCAGGGCCCCCGGCTCCGCTTTCAACAGCCCCACCAAAGCTGTCAATCTGCTGGACACG gcggtGCCCATCACACGGAAGCTGACCACTCGAGAGCAGCGAGACTGTGAGGTCATCCAGCGGCTCATCAAGTGCTACTTCCTCATCGTGCGCAAGAACATCCAGGACAG tgtgccgAAGACGGTCATGCACTTCCTGGTGAACCACGTGAAGGAGCGACTGCAGAGTGAGCTGGTGGGGCAGCTGTACAAGCTGCCGCTGCTGGAGAACCTACTCATTGAGTCTCACGACACCGCCCAGCAGAGGACTGAGGTCGCCCACATGCTGGAG gCTCTCCAGAAAGCCAGCAACATCATCTCAGAGATCAGAGAGACTCACCTGTGGTAG
- the si:dkey-32e23.4 gene encoding dynamin-1-like protein isoform X2, with translation MDTLIPVINRLQEVFLTVGAESIQLPQIVVVGSQSSGKSSVLESLVGRDFLPRGTGIVTRRPLVLQLVHVPPLEERRSQDNGIKAEEWGTFLHCKNQIFDDFSEIRKEIELETDRGSGDDKGISPEAIYLKIYSPNVLNLTLVDLPGITKVPVGDQPEDIEAQVQEMIVSFISNPNSIILCVSPANSDLATSDALKLAREVDTDGRRTLLVVSKLDLMDAGTDALEVLLGRVIPVRLGIVGVVNRSQHDLNTNKSMADCAKDEHAFLQRHYPSLASRCGTRYLARTLSRLLMHHIRDCLPELKRRVTVLSSQYQARLSDYGQPVEDHSATLLQIVTKFASDYCNTIEGTARYIQTTELCGGARICYIFHETFGRTLQSIDPLGGLTDLDVLTAIRNATGPRPALFVPEISFELLVKKQIKRLEEPSLRCVELVHEEMQRIIQHCSSFSTQELLRFPKLHDSIVEVVTGLLRKRLPITNEMVHNLVAIELAYINTKHPDFTDAAQVSASVNIQQTEPLDAGKRWKNEKEEKEKEKAPGQARAPGSAFNSPTKAVNLLDTAVPITRKLTTREQRDCEVIQRLIKCYFLIVRKNIQDSVPKTVMHFLVNHVKERLQSELVGQLYKLPLLENLLIESHDTAQQRTEVAHMLEALQKASNIISEIRETHLW, from the exons ATGGATACTCTGATTCCTGTAATAAACCGTCTGCAGGAGGTCTTCCTCACTGTGGGAGCTGAGAGCATTCAGCTGCCCCAGATTGTGGTGGTTGGATCCCAG AGCAGTGGAAAGAGCTCTGTGCTCGAGAGCCTGGTGGGGCGGGACTTTTTGCCCCGGGGTACGGGCATTGTCACACGTCGCCCCCTGGTGTTGCAGCTGGTGCATGTGCCCCCACTGGAGGAGAGGCGCAGTCAGGACAACG GTATCAAGGCAGAAGAATGGGGTACCTTCCTTCACTGTAAAAACCAG ATATTCGACGATTTCTCAGAAATACGCAAGGAGATCGAGTTGGAAACTGACCGTGGCTCTGGTGATGACAAG GGCATCAGTCCTGAGGCCATCTACCTGAAAATATATTCCCCAAATGTCCTCAACCTCACTCTGGTGGACCTGCCAGGAATCACCAAG GTGCCAGTTGGGGATCAGCCGGAGGACATCGAGGCGCAGGTGCAGGAGATGATCGTGAGCTTCATCTCCAACCCCAACTCCATCATTCTGTGCGTGTCGCCTGCCAACTCGGACCTCGCCACCTCGGACGCACTCAAGTTGGCGCGAGAAGTTGACACAGATG GTCGCCGGACTCTGCTGGTGGTCAGTAAGCTGGACCTGATGGACGCGGGCACTGATGCGCTGGAGGTGCTTCTGGGCAGAGTCATTCCCGTGCGGCTGGGGATCGTGGGTGTGGTGAACAG GAGCCAACATGACCTGAACACCAACAAGAGTATGGCAGACTGCGCCAAGGACGAGCACGCCTTCCTGCAGCGGCACTACCCGTCGTTGGCGTCGCGGTGCGGCACACGCTACCTGGCGCGCACGCTCAGCCGCCTGCTCATGCACCACATCCGCGACTGCCTGCCCGAGCTGAAGAGGCGCGTGACGGTGCTCAGCTCCCAGTACCAGGCGCGCCTCAGCGACTACGGCCAGCCAGTGGAGGACCACAGCGCCACGCTGCTGCAGATCGTCACCAAGTTCGCCTCCGACTACTGCAACACCATCGAGGGCACGGCGCGCTACATCCAGACCACGGAGCT CTGTGGGGGAGCACGGATCTGCTACATCTTCCATGAGACGTTTGGTCGCACGCTGCAGTCCATCGACCCCTTGGGCGGCCTGACGGACCTGGACGTCCTCACAGCCATACGCAACGCAACG GGACCGCGTCCAGCGCTGTTTGTGCCGGAGATTTCGTTTGAGCTGCTGGTGAAGAAACAGATCAAGCGTCTGGAGGAGCCCAGCCTGCGCTGTGTGGAGCTGGTGCACGAGGAGATGCAGAGGATCATCCAGCACTGCTCCTCTTTtagcacacag gagCTTCTGCGGTTCCCTAAGCTGCACGACTCGATCGTGGAGGTTGTGACGGGCCTGCTGAGGAAGCGTCTGCCCATCACTAATGAAATG GTTCACAACCTGGTTGCTATCGAGCTGGCGTACATCAACACTAAGCACCCAGACTTCACAGACGCGGCACAGGTGTCGGCATCCGTCAACATCCAGCAG ACTGAGCCACTGGATGCAGGGAAGCGCTGGAAGaatgagaaggaggagaaggagaaggagaaggctcCGGGGCAGGCCAGGGCCCCCGGCTCCGCTTTCAACAGCCCCACCAAAGCTGTCAATCTGCTGGACACG gcggtGCCCATCACACGGAAGCTGACCACTCGAGAGCAGCGAGACTGTGAGGTCATCCAGCGGCTCATCAAGTGCTACTTCCTCATCGTGCGCAAGAACATCCAGGACAG tgtgccgAAGACGGTCATGCACTTCCTGGTGAACCACGTGAAGGAGCGACTGCAGAGTGAGCTGGTGGGGCAGCTGTACAAGCTGCCGCTGCTGGAGAACCTACTCATTGAGTCTCACGACACCGCCCAGCAGAGGACTGAGGTCGCCCACATGCTGGAG gCTCTCCAGAAAGCCAGCAACATCATCTCAGAGATCAGAGAGACTCACCTGTGGTAG